In Rhineura floridana isolate rRhiFlo1 chromosome 22, rRhiFlo1.hap2, whole genome shotgun sequence, a single genomic region encodes these proteins:
- the LOC133375026 gene encoding NACHT, LRR and PYD domains-containing protein 3-like → MAMANRGEVNEGHIQAFGHHLENFSEGHLMRFREHFRPDLIYVIENDIALVLQELTCRKVITPEQAQAYAGLENHQDSTKAAEMLVADLTENKTLAIGLWKTLFALRSRWSHPNLDGIVEEIKCNGPALLEEILLNETGHPLAPEMKACQDEHKAILCEQTRWLKESGRTATPEGQSFPIMNRYIDIKIVSDVHFKRQSTQEHEALVAAGELNEYRLRHKMQVELEQVTLDRLFHWCFRSGHMPLFVMVSGVAGVGKTTLVQKFVFNWATGKHYQKFTFIFFFKFRELNTVGEMASLESLIQRGYPKLHDKLGAILREPEKLLFIFDGLDESKRDLDLSLGFCAEPRDVKPVEVIVASLLNQTLLKGCSVLLTSRPSKLSRLKTGVLHRVASIVGFLSQERERYFGNFFGDVVVAQRALAHVRESQVLYTLCYNPSYCWITCTALQPCFSSTTGQSHPLPKTVTQLFVSYVKHMMANHTRGLPKREEVREMLIKLGWLADYGLQYHILIFDQQLLEAFGVDSSLPFSVFLVENIQSDISSSKVTYSFVHLTVQEFFAALVHYLDFKEDNFGCIKTAAQNSQGGEYDIFLRFLSGLSHPATRAPLEEILGKFSSMTTKRVLDWIMKMDCIAFLSMENHDGKRKTLNFFSLLFETHNKLLVRQALGDDDASMDFSELYLMPVDCTILAYVLSCCRKIDLLNLDSCFIQNEGLQRLSPQLNKIRELRLCNNDLNNPSTKELVSVLKHPGCQLESLSLAKNALTEQCCRDLSSALSESRTLLSLDLTKNKLRDEGLSDLLMAFSNPQCTIQKLVIQEIGLSDESCGKLSAALADNTNLKHLDLSGNLFTDQCAEDIHALILTCPALTEIRLNLSNITPMMEKQLKNLEGEREGLKIYI, encoded by the exons gGCACATCCAAGCCTTTGGCCATCACCTGGAGAATTTCAGTGAAGGGCATCTGATGAGGTTCAGAGAGCACTTCCGCCCAGACTTGATCTACGTAATTGAAAATGACATTGCCCTGGTACTTCAGGAGCTGACATGTAGGAAGGTCATCACACCTGAGCAAGCCCAG gcCTATGCAGGACTAGAGAACCATCAGGACTCAACCAAAGCAGCAGAGATGCTGGTTGCTGACCTTACAGAgaacaaaacattggcaattggGCTTTGGAAGACTCTCTTTGCTCTGAGAAGCCGATGGTCTCATCCCAACCTTGATGGGATAGTGGAGGAAATCAAATGCAATG GTCCTGCGCTGCTAGAGGAGATTCTCCTCAATGAAACTGGACATCCCCTTGCTCCAGAAATGAAAG CTTGTCAGGATGAGCATAAAGCTATTCTGTGTGAACAAACCAGATGGCTCAAAGAGAGTGGTAGAACAGCGACACCTGAGGGGCAGAGTTTCCCCATCATGAATCGCTACATCGATATAAAGATAGTCTCAGATGTCCACTTCAAGAGACAGAGCACTCAGGAACATGAGGCCCTGGTAGCTGCCGGGGAGCTGAACGAATACCGTCTCCGCCACAAGATGCAGGTCGAACTGGAGCAGGTCACTCTGGACCGGCTGTTCCATTGGTGCTTTCGATCAGGCCACATGCCCCTGTTTGTCATGGTGAGTGGGGTGGCCGGGGTGGGCAAGACGACCCTGGTGCAGAAATTTGTCTTCAACTGGGCAACTGGAAAACACTACCAGAAGTTCACCTTTATTTTCTTCTTCAAATTCCGAGAACTCAACACTGTGGGAGAGATGGCCAGTCTAGAAAGTTTAATCCAACGGGGGTACCCCAAATTACACGATAAACTTGGGGCAATTCTACGAGAGCCAGAGAAATTGCTCTTCATCTTTGACGGCTTGGACGAGAGCAAACGTGACCTTGATTTGAGCTTAGGCTTCTGTGCAGAGCCACGAGATGTGAAACCGGTTGAGGTGATTGTAGCCAGCCTGCTGAACCAAACACTTCTGAAGGGATGTTCCGTTCTCCTGACCAGCCGCCCAAGCAAACTCAGCCGTTTGAAAACTGGAGTCCTCCACAGAGTGGCCAGTATCGTGGGCTTCCTCTCCCAGGAAAGAGAAAGGTACTTCGGCAACTTCTTTGGAGATGTCGTGGTTGCCCAGAGAGCATTAGCGCATGTGAGGGAGAGCCAGGTTCTGTACACTCTTTGTTACAATCCCTCCTACTGCTGGATTACTTGCACAGCCTTGCAACCTTGCTTCTCCTCCACCACTGGGCAGTCGCACCCCCTTCCCAAGACTGTGACTCAGCTCTTTGTAAGCTACGTCAAGCATATGATGGCCAACCACACCAGGGGGCTCCCTAAGAGGGAAGAAGTGCGGGAAATGTTGATAAAACTTGGTTGGTTGGCCGACTATGGTCTCCAGTATCACATTCTTATCTTTGATCAGCAATTATTGGAGGCATTTGGGGTAGATTCATCTCTGCCCTTCAGTGTTTTCCTGGTGGAAAACATACAAAGTGACATCTCGTCTTCCAAGGTCACCTATTCTTTCGTCCACCTCACCGTTCAAgagttttttgctgcccttgtcCATTACCTAGACTTCAAAGAGGataattttggatgcattaaGACAGCAGCCCAAAACAGCCAAGGTGGGGAGTATGACATTTTTCTTCGCTTCCTGTCTGGCTTGTCCCATCCCGCAACAAGGGCACCCCTGGAGGAAATTTTGGGGAAGTTCTCTTCAATGACCACTAAGCGAGTCCTTGATTGGATCATGAAGATGGACTGCATCGCTTTCTTGAGCATGGAGAATCATGATGGTAAAAGAAAGACTTTGAACTTCTTCAGTTTGCTCTTTGAGACACACAACAAACTACTTGTACGTCAGGCACTGGGAGATGATGATGCCTCCATGGACTTCTCAGAGCTGTATCTGATGCCTGTTGATTGTACCATCCTTGCTTATGTTCTGAGTTGCTGCAGAAAGATTGACCTCTTAAATCTTGATTCGTGCTTCATCCAGAATGAGGGGTTGCAGAGGCTCAGCCCTCAGCTGAACAAAATCAGAGAACTGAG ACTCTGCAATAATGATCTGAACAATCCATCAACCAAAGAGCTCGTTTCTGTCTTAAAGCATCCAGGCTGTCAACTGGAAAGCCTAAG CTTGGCAAAGAATGCCCTTACCGAACAGTGCTGTAGAGACCTGAGTTCTGCCCTTTCAGAGAGTCGGACCCTCTTAAGTCTTGACCTGACCAAGAACAAACTGCGGGATGAGGGCCTCTCTGACCTACTGATGGCGTTCAGCAATCCACAGTGCACGATACAGAAACTAGT AATCCAAGAAATTGGCTTGTCAGATGAATCCTGTGGAAAACTTTCTGCTGCTTTGGCTGACAACACTAACCTCAAACATCTAGACCTGAGTGGCAACCTTTTCACAGATCAGTGCGCTGAAGACATCCATGCTCTCATCCTGACCTGTCCTGCTCTTACAGAAATCAG GCTGAACTTAAGCAACATCACTCCAATGATGGAAAAACAGCTAAAGAATCTGGAAGG